A genome region from Populus alba chromosome 5, ASM523922v2, whole genome shotgun sequence includes the following:
- the LOC118031158 gene encoding ATP-dependent RNA helicase DEAH12, chloroplastic isoform X1 — MRKSSLHPTTTRRNPSPPRHHRPPFTTTTNNNNFPTTRNARRTSPNFIIHLHLDPTLAPSNKRPDPNTVNSVISQCNPTPPPDRIIFPTTTTIKTKLTASLHFQEWSHTLNFMTTLWELRLRGAHSFTPKLQSHILLPSDTEELKRNLTKKFSDYLKGLVKGVASNVNGDENVVGRWQAKVSEKSDEIAQLMKLLKGRNRMRDFSELNERKKGLMAERDLIVKRLEEFRASMKCILKYIEGGREEEGERGLEVFVFDGEIVWERIHGLVLREIRRLVDGLPIYAYRQQILEKIHSEQVMVLIGETGSGKSTQLVQFLTDSGIAGKESTVCTQPRKIAAISLADRVNEESRGCYENCSVMSYPTFSSAQQFGSKVIFMTDHCLLQHYMNDTTLSGISCIIIDEAHERSLNTDLLLALIRGLLCERPDLRLVIMSATADAKQLSDYFYGCEIFNVEGRNFPVEVRYTPSSEGTASGNVSPYVYDILRITTEIHKQESEGTILAFLTSQMEVEWACEKFEAASAVALALHGKLPFEEQSRVFQDFDGKRKVIFATNLAETSLTIPGVKYVVDSGLAKESKFEAATGMNVLRVCRISQSSAKQRAGRAGRTVPGICYRLYTESDFESMSPNQEPEIRRVHLGVAVLRMLALGIKNVQEFDFIDAPSTKAIDMAIRNLVQLGAITLKGGICELTEEGRYMVKMGIEPRLGKIIISSFHYRLGKEGLVLAAVMANASSIFCRVGSQDDKQKADCLKVQFCHCSGDLFTVLSVYKEWEALPQDRRNKWCWENSINAKSMRRCQDTVKELEFCLEKELTVIIPSYWNWNPNKSTVHDKYLKNIILSALAENVAMHSGHNRLGYEVALTGQHIQLHPSCSLLVFGEKPNWVVFGELLSISNDYLVCVTAFDFESLSMLCPPPLFDALKMESRKLQVKVLTSFGSSLLKRFCGKSNSNLHSLVTCVRIACMDERIGVEVHVDQNEIMLFATAEDMPKVSSLVSEALECERKWLHNECLEKFLYPGADSPTALFGAGAEIKYLELEKRCLTVDVFFSNANTIDDKELLMFLEEYTSGTVCSVHKSVGSGQEGDEKEKWGQITFLSPDAARKAAQLNEVEFKGSKLKVVPSQTIIGGNHKMFQFPAVKAKIFWPRKVSKGLAIVKCYVQDADFMICDFSNLLIGGRYVRCVAGRCADSVVVSGFGKELSEADILGALRSATNRTILDFFIVRGDAVENPPLGVCEKALLREISPFMPKRNPQTSCCRVQVFPPELKDAFMKASITFDGRLHLEAARALEHMEGKVLPGCHSWQKIKCEQMFHSLISCSASIYVAIKKQLDSLLARFNRVKGAECSLDRNENGSYRVRISANATKTVAELRRPLEELMRGQTINHPSLTTTILQHLFSSQGINLMKSIQRETGTYIHFDRRNFILKIFGRSDEIAPAQQKFIHLLLAYNESKQLEIHLRGGDLPPDLMKEVVKRFGPDLHGLKEKVPGADLTLSTRHHVISVHGDKELKQKVEEIIFEMAQMGYDSAERLDGADACPICLCEVEDAYRLESCRHLFCRMCLVEQLESALKNLDSFPICCTRGNCRAPILLTDLRSLLSSDKLEELFRASLGSFVASSGGTYRFCPSPDCPSVYRVADPLTGGDPFVCGACFAETCTRCHLDYHPYLSCKKYMEFKEDPDLSLKDWCKGKENVKSCPVCGYTIEKGEGCNHVECKCGGHVCWVCLESYNNSEDCYNHLRSVHGGIA; from the exons ATGAGAAAGTCGTCTCTTCACCCCACCACTACCCGGCGCAACCCATCTCCACCCCGCCACCACCGTCCTCccttcaccaccaccaccaacaacaacaattttcCCACGACCAGGAACGCCCGTAGGACTTCCCCTAACTTCATAATCCACCTTCACCTGGACCCCACTCTCGCACCTTCAAACAAAAGACCAGACCCCAACACTGTAAACTCTGTAATCTCCCAATGCAACCCAACACCACCACCTGACCGTATCATATTCCCGACAACCACTACCATCAAGACAAAACTAACTGCTTCCTTGCATTTTCAGGAATGGTCCCACACGCTGAATTTTATGACAACCTTATGGGAACTCCGTCTTCGGGGAGCCCACAGTTTCACTCCAAAGCTGCAATCACACATCCTCTTACCTTCTGATACCGAGGAGTTGAAAAGGAATTTAACGAAGAAGTTTAGTGATTATCTTAAAGGACTCGTTAAGGGTGTGGCTAGTAATGTTAATGGTGATGAGAATGTGGTTGGGAGATGGCAGGCGAAAGTGAGTGAAAAAAGCGATGAGATTGCGCAATTGATGAAGCTGCTTAAGGGGAGGAATAGAATGAGGGATTTTAGTGAGTTGAATGAGAGGAAAAAAGGGTTGATGGCGGAAAGGGACTTGATCGTGAAGAGATTGGAGGAATTTAGGGCTTCCATGAAGTGTATTTTGAAGTATATTGAAGGAGGAAGGGAGGAGGAAGGGGAAAGGGGTTTAGAAGTGTTTGTGTTTGATGGGGAGATTGTTTGGGAAAGGATTCATGGATTGGTTTTGAGGGAAATTAGGAGGTTGGTAGATGGGTTGCCTATTTATGCTTATAGGCAGCAGATTTTGGAAAAGATTCACAGCGAGCAG GTAATGGTTTTGATTGGGGAGACTGGTTCGGGGAAGAGTACACAGTTGGTTCAATTCCTTACTGATTCAGGAATAGCTGGCAAGGAGTCCACTGTATGTACTCAGCCACGCAAGATTGCAGCCATCTCACTTGCTGATAGAGTCAATGAAGAAAGTAGGGGGTGCTATGAAAATTGTTCAGTCATGAGCTATCCAACATTTTCATCCGCACAGCAGTTTGGTTCCAAGGTCATATTCATGACTGACCACTGTTTACTGCAGCACTACATGAATGATACCACTTTGTCTGGGATATCATGCATCATTATTGATGAGGCTCATGAAAGAAGCTTGAACACTGATCTTCTTTTGGCATTGATTAGAGGCTTGCTTTGTGAGAGACCTGATTTAAGGCTAGTGATAATGTCAGCAACAGCTGATGCAAAGCAGCTGTcagattatttttatggttgtgaAATCTTTAATGTTGAGGGAAGAAACTTTCCAGTAGAAGTCAGATACACTCCTTCCTCTGAGGGAACTGCTTCTGGTAATGTTTCTCCATATGTATATGACATTTTGAGGATAACGACAGAGATTCATAAACAGGAGAGTGAAGGCACCATTCTTGCCTTTTTGACTTCTCAGATGGAAGTAGAATGGGCTTGTGAGAAATTTGAAGCTGCCTCTGCTGTTGCATTAGCCTTGCATGGAAAGCTTCCTTTCGAAGAGCAATCTCGTGTTTTCCAAGATTTTGATGGGAAAAGAAAAGTTATATTTGCCACTAATCTCGCAGAGACATCACTTACAATTCCTGGGGTCAAGTATGTGGTTGACTCTGGCTTGGCCAAAGAGAGTAAGTTTGAAGCAGCTACGGGCATGAATGTGCTTAGAGTGTGCAGGATCAGCCAGAGTTCTGCTAAACAGAGAGCTGGTCGTGCTGGGAGAACGGTACCTGGAATATGCTATAGACTCTACACAGAATCTGATTTTGAGTCGATGTCtcccaatcaagaacctgagaTTCGCAGAGTTCATCTTGGTGTTGCTGTTCTGAGGATGCTTGCTTTGGGAATTAAGAATGTACAggagtttgattttattgatgcACCTAGCACCAAAGCAATTGATATGGCCATTAGGAATCTTGTTCAGTTAGGTGCCATTACACTGAAAGGTGGCATCTGTGAACTAACTGAGGAAGGTCGCTACATGGTTAAAATGGGCATTGAGCCTCGGCTCGGTAAGATCATTATCAGCAGCTTTCATTATCGCTTAGGTAAGGAGGGCCTTGTTCTTGCTGCTGTAATGGCAAATGCCAGTAGCATATTTTGCAGAGTTGGCAGTCAGGATGATAAGCAAAAGGCTGATTGTCTTAAGGTGCAGTTTTGCCATTGCAGTGGTGACCTCTTTACTGTGCTCTCTGTGTACAAAGAGTGGGAGGCTTTGCCTCAAGACAGGAGAAATAAATGGTGTTGGGAAAACAGCATCAATGCCAAATCCATGAGGAGATGCCAAGACACGGTCAAGGAATTGGAATTTTGCCTTGAAAAGGAACTCACTGTTATTATTCCATCATATTGGAATTGGAATCCTAATAAGTCTACCGTGCatgataaatatttgaaaaatataatactcTCAGCCCTTGCAGAAAATGTAGCCATGCACTCTGGACACAATCGGCTTGGTTATGAAGTGGCATTGACCGGGCAGCACATTCAGCTGCATCCTTCATGTTCGCTGCTAGTATTTGGGGAAAAACCAAATTGGGTTGTCTTTGGTGAACTCCTCTCAATATCTAATGATTATTTGGTTTGTGTAACTGCTTTTGACTTTGAATCATTGTCTATGCTTTGCCCCCCTCCCTTGTTTGATGCCCTTAAGATGGAAAGCCGGAAGTTGCAAGTGAAGGTGTTGACCAGTTTTGGCAGTTCCTTACTTAAAAGGTTTTGTGGTAAATCTAACAGCAATCTGCATTCTCTTGTAACTTGCGTTCGGATTGCCTGTATGGATGAAAGGATTGGTGTTGAGGTACATGTTGATCAGAATGAAATTATGTTATTTGCAACAGCAGAGGACATGCCAAAGGTGTCCAGCCTTGTAAGTGAAGCTTTGGAGTGTGAGCGAAAATGGTTGCATAATGAATGCTTGGAGAAATTTTTGTATCCTGGAGCTGATTCACCCACGGCACTTTTTGGAGCAGGAGCTGAGATTAAGTATTTGGAActagaaaagagatgtttgaCTGTCgatgtatttttttctaatgcaaATACAATTGATGATAAGGAGCTTTTGATGTTTCTTGAGGAATATACATCTGGTACAGTTTGTTCTGTTCATAAGTCTGTCGGAAGTGGACAAGAGGGTGATGAGAAGGAAAAGTGGGGCCAAATAACATTTCTCTCTCCTGATGCTGCCAGAAAAGCTGCCCAGCTGAATGAAGTTGAATTCAAAGGCTCCAAGCTGAAGGTAGTTCCATCACAAACAATCATTGGAGGCAATCACAAAATGTTTCAATTTCCCGCTGTTAAAGCAAAAATTTTTTGGCCTCGTAAAGTCAGTAAGGGGCTTGCCATTGTGAAATGTTATGTTCAAGATGCTGATTTCATGATTTGTGATTTCTCTAACCTGTTAATTGGAGGAAGGTATGTTCGGTGTGTAGCTGGTAGGTGTGCGGACTCGGTTGTTGTCAGTGGATTTGGTAAAGAACTTTCTGAAGCTGATATTTTAGGTGCATTGAGGAGTGCCACAAACAGGACAATCCTAGATTTCTTCATAGTAAGGGGAGACGCTGTTGAAAATCCTCCATTGGGTGTTTGTGAAAAAGCACTTTTAAGAGAGATATCCCCATTTATGCCTAAAAGGAATCCCCAAACTAGCTGCTGCAGAGTCCAAGTCTTTCCACCTGAATTAAAGGATGCTTTTATGAAGGCTTCCATCACCTTTGATGGAAGATTGCACTTGGAAGCAGCAAGAGCTTTAGAGCATATGGAAGGCAAAGTATTACCTGGGTGCCATTCATGGCAGAAAATTAAGTGCGAGCAGATGTTTCATAGCTTGATATCCTGCTCAGCTAGTATCTATGTTGCAATCAAGAAGCAACTGGATTCTTTGCTTGCAAGGTTCAATCGTGTGAAGG GTGCAGAATGCAGTCTAGACAGGAATGAAAATGGTTCCTATCGAGTGAGAATATCTGCTAATGCTACAAAAACTGTTGCAGAGCTAAGAAGGCCTCTGGAAGAGCTTATGAGAGGACAGACCATAAACCATCCAAGCCTCACTACAACTATTCTACAGCATCTGTTCTCTAGTCAAGGTATCAATCTGATGAAGTCAATACAGAGAGAGACGGGTACCTACATTCACTTTGACAGGCGCAACTTCATTCTTAAGATTTTTGGTCGTTCAGACGAGATTGCTCCAGCACAGCAGAAATTTATTCATTTACTTCTGGCCTATAATGAAAGCAAGCAACTCGAGATCCACCTCAGAGGTGGAGATCTGCCCCCAGACTTGATGAAGGAAGTAGTTAAGAGGTTTGGGCCAGATCTTCATGGTCTCAAAGAGAAGGTACCTGGGGCAGATCTTACACTTAGCACCCGTCACCATGTTATCTCTGTTCATGGTGACAAAGAACTAAAGCAAAAGGTagaagaaataatttttgagaTGGCGCAAATGGGTTATGATTCAGCCGAGAGGCTTGATGGTGCAGATGCCTGCCCCATTTGTTTGTGTGAAGTTGAGGATGCTTACCGGCTTGAAAGCTGCAGACATTTGTTTTGTCGAATGTGCTTGGTGGAGCAACTTGAATCAGCTTTGAAAAACTTGGATAGTTTCCCAATATGCTGCACCCGTGGGAACTGCAGGGCTCCCATATTGCTGACAGACTTGAGGTCTCTCTTGTCGAGTGACAAGCTAGAGGAACTCTTTAGGGCTTCTTTGGGGTCATTTGTAGCATCAAGTGGGGGAACCTACCGGTTTTGCCCATCTCCTGACTGCCCTTCAGTTTATAGAGTTGCTGATCCTCTCACAGGTGGTGACCCATTTGTATGCGGGGCTTGTTTTGCGGAGACTTGCACCAGGTGCCACTTGGATTATCATCCATACCTCTCGTGTAAGAAATACATGGAGTTCAAGGAAGATCCTGATTTATCACTAAAGGACTGGtgcaaaggaaaagagaatGTGAAAAGCTGTCCAGTCTGTGGATATACAATCGAGAAAGGGGAAGGTTGCAACCATGTCGAGTGCAAGTGTGGCGGGCATGTCTGCTGGGTCTGTTTAGAGTCTTATAATAACAGCGAGGACTGCTATAACCATTTGAGGTCAGTGCACGGGGGCATAGCTTGA
- the LOC118031158 gene encoding ATP-dependent RNA helicase DEAH12, chloroplastic isoform X2, with product MRKSSLHPTTTRRNPSPPRHHRPPFTTTTNNNNFPTTRNARRTSPNFIIHLHLDPTLAPSNKRPDPNTVNSVISQCNPTPPPDRIIFPTTTTIKTKLTASLHFQEWSHTLNFMTTLWELRLRGAHSFTPKLQSHILLPSDTEELKRNLTKKFSDYLKGLVKGVASNVNGDENVVGRWQAKVSEKSDEIAQLMKLLKGRNRMRDFSELNERKKGLMAERDLIVKRLEEFRASMKCILKYIEGGREEEGERGLEVFVFDGEIVWERIHGLVLREIRRLVDGLPIYAYRQQILEKIHSEQVMVLIGETGSGKSTQLVQFLTDSGIAGKESTVCTQPRKIAAISLADRVNEESRGCYENCSVMSYPTFSSAQQFGSKVIFMTDHCLLQHYMNDTTLSGISCIIIDEAHERSLNTDLLLALIRGLLCERPDLRLVIMSATADAKQLSDYFYGCEIFNVEGRNFPVEVRYTPSSEGTASGNVSPYVYDILRITTEIHKQESEGTILAFLTSQMEVEWACEKFEAASAVALALHGKLPFEEQSRVFQDFDGKRKVIFATNLAETSLTIPGVKYVVDSGLAKESKFEAATGMNVLRVCRISQSSAKQRAGRAGRTVPGICYRLYTESDFESMSPNQEPEIRRVHLGVAVLRMLALGIKNVQEFDFIDAPSTKAIDMAIRNLVQLGAITLKGGICELTEEGRYMVKMGIEPRLGKIIISSFHYRLGKEGLVLAAVMANASSIFCRVGSQDDKQKADCLKVQFCHCSGDLFTVLSVYKEWEALPQDRRNKWCWENSINAKSMRRCQDTVKELEFCLEKELTVIIPSYWNWNPNKSTVHDKYLKNIILSALAENVAMHSGHNRLGYEVALTGQHIQLHPSCSLLVFGEKPNWVVFGELLSISNDYLVCVTAFDFESLSMLCPPPLFDALKMESRKLQVKVLTSFGSSLLKRFCGKSNSNLHSLVTCVRIACMDERIGVEVHVDQNEIMLFATAEDMPKVSSLVSEALECERKWLHNECLEKFLYPGADSPTALFGAGAEIKYLELEKRCLTVDVFFSNANTIDDKELLMFLEEYTSGTVCSVHKSVGSGQEGDEKEKWGQITFLSPDAARKAAQLNEVEFKGSKLKVVPSQTIIGGNHKMFQFPAVKAKIFWPRKVSKGLAIVKCYVQDADFMICDFSNLLIGGRYVRCVAGRCADSVVVSGFGKELSEADILGALRSATNRTILDFFIVRGDAVENPPLGVCEKALLREISPFMPKRNPQTSCCRVQVFPPELKDAFMKASITFDGRLHLEAARALEHMEGKVLPGCHSWQKIKCEQMFHSLISCSASIYVAIKKQLDSLLARFNRVKELRRPLEELMRGQTINHPSLTTTILQHLFSSQGINLMKSIQRETGTYIHFDRRNFILKIFGRSDEIAPAQQKFIHLLLAYNESKQLEIHLRGGDLPPDLMKEVVKRFGPDLHGLKEKVPGADLTLSTRHHVISVHGDKELKQKVEEIIFEMAQMGYDSAERLDGADACPICLCEVEDAYRLESCRHLFCRMCLVEQLESALKNLDSFPICCTRGNCRAPILLTDLRSLLSSDKLEELFRASLGSFVASSGGTYRFCPSPDCPSVYRVADPLTGGDPFVCGACFAETCTRCHLDYHPYLSCKKYMEFKEDPDLSLKDWCKGKENVKSCPVCGYTIEKGEGCNHVECKCGGHVCWVCLESYNNSEDCYNHLRSVHGGIA from the exons ATGAGAAAGTCGTCTCTTCACCCCACCACTACCCGGCGCAACCCATCTCCACCCCGCCACCACCGTCCTCccttcaccaccaccaccaacaacaacaattttcCCACGACCAGGAACGCCCGTAGGACTTCCCCTAACTTCATAATCCACCTTCACCTGGACCCCACTCTCGCACCTTCAAACAAAAGACCAGACCCCAACACTGTAAACTCTGTAATCTCCCAATGCAACCCAACACCACCACCTGACCGTATCATATTCCCGACAACCACTACCATCAAGACAAAACTAACTGCTTCCTTGCATTTTCAGGAATGGTCCCACACGCTGAATTTTATGACAACCTTATGGGAACTCCGTCTTCGGGGAGCCCACAGTTTCACTCCAAAGCTGCAATCACACATCCTCTTACCTTCTGATACCGAGGAGTTGAAAAGGAATTTAACGAAGAAGTTTAGTGATTATCTTAAAGGACTCGTTAAGGGTGTGGCTAGTAATGTTAATGGTGATGAGAATGTGGTTGGGAGATGGCAGGCGAAAGTGAGTGAAAAAAGCGATGAGATTGCGCAATTGATGAAGCTGCTTAAGGGGAGGAATAGAATGAGGGATTTTAGTGAGTTGAATGAGAGGAAAAAAGGGTTGATGGCGGAAAGGGACTTGATCGTGAAGAGATTGGAGGAATTTAGGGCTTCCATGAAGTGTATTTTGAAGTATATTGAAGGAGGAAGGGAGGAGGAAGGGGAAAGGGGTTTAGAAGTGTTTGTGTTTGATGGGGAGATTGTTTGGGAAAGGATTCATGGATTGGTTTTGAGGGAAATTAGGAGGTTGGTAGATGGGTTGCCTATTTATGCTTATAGGCAGCAGATTTTGGAAAAGATTCACAGCGAGCAG GTAATGGTTTTGATTGGGGAGACTGGTTCGGGGAAGAGTACACAGTTGGTTCAATTCCTTACTGATTCAGGAATAGCTGGCAAGGAGTCCACTGTATGTACTCAGCCACGCAAGATTGCAGCCATCTCACTTGCTGATAGAGTCAATGAAGAAAGTAGGGGGTGCTATGAAAATTGTTCAGTCATGAGCTATCCAACATTTTCATCCGCACAGCAGTTTGGTTCCAAGGTCATATTCATGACTGACCACTGTTTACTGCAGCACTACATGAATGATACCACTTTGTCTGGGATATCATGCATCATTATTGATGAGGCTCATGAAAGAAGCTTGAACACTGATCTTCTTTTGGCATTGATTAGAGGCTTGCTTTGTGAGAGACCTGATTTAAGGCTAGTGATAATGTCAGCAACAGCTGATGCAAAGCAGCTGTcagattatttttatggttgtgaAATCTTTAATGTTGAGGGAAGAAACTTTCCAGTAGAAGTCAGATACACTCCTTCCTCTGAGGGAACTGCTTCTGGTAATGTTTCTCCATATGTATATGACATTTTGAGGATAACGACAGAGATTCATAAACAGGAGAGTGAAGGCACCATTCTTGCCTTTTTGACTTCTCAGATGGAAGTAGAATGGGCTTGTGAGAAATTTGAAGCTGCCTCTGCTGTTGCATTAGCCTTGCATGGAAAGCTTCCTTTCGAAGAGCAATCTCGTGTTTTCCAAGATTTTGATGGGAAAAGAAAAGTTATATTTGCCACTAATCTCGCAGAGACATCACTTACAATTCCTGGGGTCAAGTATGTGGTTGACTCTGGCTTGGCCAAAGAGAGTAAGTTTGAAGCAGCTACGGGCATGAATGTGCTTAGAGTGTGCAGGATCAGCCAGAGTTCTGCTAAACAGAGAGCTGGTCGTGCTGGGAGAACGGTACCTGGAATATGCTATAGACTCTACACAGAATCTGATTTTGAGTCGATGTCtcccaatcaagaacctgagaTTCGCAGAGTTCATCTTGGTGTTGCTGTTCTGAGGATGCTTGCTTTGGGAATTAAGAATGTACAggagtttgattttattgatgcACCTAGCACCAAAGCAATTGATATGGCCATTAGGAATCTTGTTCAGTTAGGTGCCATTACACTGAAAGGTGGCATCTGTGAACTAACTGAGGAAGGTCGCTACATGGTTAAAATGGGCATTGAGCCTCGGCTCGGTAAGATCATTATCAGCAGCTTTCATTATCGCTTAGGTAAGGAGGGCCTTGTTCTTGCTGCTGTAATGGCAAATGCCAGTAGCATATTTTGCAGAGTTGGCAGTCAGGATGATAAGCAAAAGGCTGATTGTCTTAAGGTGCAGTTTTGCCATTGCAGTGGTGACCTCTTTACTGTGCTCTCTGTGTACAAAGAGTGGGAGGCTTTGCCTCAAGACAGGAGAAATAAATGGTGTTGGGAAAACAGCATCAATGCCAAATCCATGAGGAGATGCCAAGACACGGTCAAGGAATTGGAATTTTGCCTTGAAAAGGAACTCACTGTTATTATTCCATCATATTGGAATTGGAATCCTAATAAGTCTACCGTGCatgataaatatttgaaaaatataatactcTCAGCCCTTGCAGAAAATGTAGCCATGCACTCTGGACACAATCGGCTTGGTTATGAAGTGGCATTGACCGGGCAGCACATTCAGCTGCATCCTTCATGTTCGCTGCTAGTATTTGGGGAAAAACCAAATTGGGTTGTCTTTGGTGAACTCCTCTCAATATCTAATGATTATTTGGTTTGTGTAACTGCTTTTGACTTTGAATCATTGTCTATGCTTTGCCCCCCTCCCTTGTTTGATGCCCTTAAGATGGAAAGCCGGAAGTTGCAAGTGAAGGTGTTGACCAGTTTTGGCAGTTCCTTACTTAAAAGGTTTTGTGGTAAATCTAACAGCAATCTGCATTCTCTTGTAACTTGCGTTCGGATTGCCTGTATGGATGAAAGGATTGGTGTTGAGGTACATGTTGATCAGAATGAAATTATGTTATTTGCAACAGCAGAGGACATGCCAAAGGTGTCCAGCCTTGTAAGTGAAGCTTTGGAGTGTGAGCGAAAATGGTTGCATAATGAATGCTTGGAGAAATTTTTGTATCCTGGAGCTGATTCACCCACGGCACTTTTTGGAGCAGGAGCTGAGATTAAGTATTTGGAActagaaaagagatgtttgaCTGTCgatgtatttttttctaatgcaaATACAATTGATGATAAGGAGCTTTTGATGTTTCTTGAGGAATATACATCTGGTACAGTTTGTTCTGTTCATAAGTCTGTCGGAAGTGGACAAGAGGGTGATGAGAAGGAAAAGTGGGGCCAAATAACATTTCTCTCTCCTGATGCTGCCAGAAAAGCTGCCCAGCTGAATGAAGTTGAATTCAAAGGCTCCAAGCTGAAGGTAGTTCCATCACAAACAATCATTGGAGGCAATCACAAAATGTTTCAATTTCCCGCTGTTAAAGCAAAAATTTTTTGGCCTCGTAAAGTCAGTAAGGGGCTTGCCATTGTGAAATGTTATGTTCAAGATGCTGATTTCATGATTTGTGATTTCTCTAACCTGTTAATTGGAGGAAGGTATGTTCGGTGTGTAGCTGGTAGGTGTGCGGACTCGGTTGTTGTCAGTGGATTTGGTAAAGAACTTTCTGAAGCTGATATTTTAGGTGCATTGAGGAGTGCCACAAACAGGACAATCCTAGATTTCTTCATAGTAAGGGGAGACGCTGTTGAAAATCCTCCATTGGGTGTTTGTGAAAAAGCACTTTTAAGAGAGATATCCCCATTTATGCCTAAAAGGAATCCCCAAACTAGCTGCTGCAGAGTCCAAGTCTTTCCACCTGAATTAAAGGATGCTTTTATGAAGGCTTCCATCACCTTTGATGGAAGATTGCACTTGGAAGCAGCAAGAGCTTTAGAGCATATGGAAGGCAAAGTATTACCTGGGTGCCATTCATGGCAGAAAATTAAGTGCGAGCAGATGTTTCATAGCTTGATATCCTGCTCAGCTAGTATCTATGTTGCAATCAAGAAGCAACTGGATTCTTTGCTTGCAAGGTTCAATCGTGTGAAGG AGCTAAGAAGGCCTCTGGAAGAGCTTATGAGAGGACAGACCATAAACCATCCAAGCCTCACTACAACTATTCTACAGCATCTGTTCTCTAGTCAAGGTATCAATCTGATGAAGTCAATACAGAGAGAGACGGGTACCTACATTCACTTTGACAGGCGCAACTTCATTCTTAAGATTTTTGGTCGTTCAGACGAGATTGCTCCAGCACAGCAGAAATTTATTCATTTACTTCTGGCCTATAATGAAAGCAAGCAACTCGAGATCCACCTCAGAGGTGGAGATCTGCCCCCAGACTTGATGAAGGAAGTAGTTAAGAGGTTTGGGCCAGATCTTCATGGTCTCAAAGAGAAGGTACCTGGGGCAGATCTTACACTTAGCACCCGTCACCATGTTATCTCTGTTCATGGTGACAAAGAACTAAAGCAAAAGGTagaagaaataatttttgagaTGGCGCAAATGGGTTATGATTCAGCCGAGAGGCTTGATGGTGCAGATGCCTGCCCCATTTGTTTGTGTGAAGTTGAGGATGCTTACCGGCTTGAAAGCTGCAGACATTTGTTTTGTCGAATGTGCTTGGTGGAGCAACTTGAATCAGCTTTGAAAAACTTGGATAGTTTCCCAATATGCTGCACCCGTGGGAACTGCAGGGCTCCCATATTGCTGACAGACTTGAGGTCTCTCTTGTCGAGTGACAAGCTAGAGGAACTCTTTAGGGCTTCTTTGGGGTCATTTGTAGCATCAAGTGGGGGAACCTACCGGTTTTGCCCATCTCCTGACTGCCCTTCAGTTTATAGAGTTGCTGATCCTCTCACAGGTGGTGACCCATTTGTATGCGGGGCTTGTTTTGCGGAGACTTGCACCAGGTGCCACTTGGATTATCATCCATACCTCTCGTGTAAGAAATACATGGAGTTCAAGGAAGATCCTGATTTATCACTAAAGGACTGGtgcaaaggaaaagagaatGTGAAAAGCTGTCCAGTCTGTGGATATACAATCGAGAAAGGGGAAGGTTGCAACCATGTCGAGTGCAAGTGTGGCGGGCATGTCTGCTGGGTCTGTTTAGAGTCTTATAATAACAGCGAGGACTGCTATAACCATTTGAGGTCAGTGCACGGGGGCATAGCTTGA